The bacterium genome includes a region encoding these proteins:
- a CDS encoding RNA polymerase sigma-70 factor, with the protein MASEILPEFIQRIRASDRLAFKEFFDLYEESIYNFICYKIGDSEAAEDILQDTFINLWETRHQLKDGLSLKSYVYTIANNLCLNFIRHRKVVLKYTAQDEEAFTSESPQSLLETKEYRQAVFNCIAALPEHPRTVFMLSRIDDLSYKEITERLSISIKTVESHIGKALKLLRACLQPFLKK; encoded by the coding sequence ATGGCTTCTGAAATTCTTCCTGAATTTATACAAAGAATCCGCGCTTCCGACCGGTTAGCGTTTAAAGAGTTTTTCGATTTGTACGAAGAATCTATATACAATTTTATTTGCTACAAAATCGGGGACTCGGAAGCAGCGGAAGATATTTTACAGGATACATTTATTAATCTCTGGGAAACGCGGCATCAATTAAAAGATGGCTTGTCTCTCAAATCGTATGTATACACTATCGCTAATAATCTTTGTTTAAATTTTATCAGGCACCGGAAAGTTGTCTTAAAATATACGGCACAGGATGAAGAAGCTTTTACATCCGAGTCCCCTCAATCGCTGCTCGAAACCAAAGAATATCGTCAGGCTGTTTTTAATTGTATTGCCGCTTTACCCGAACATCCCCGAACAGTTTTTATGTTAAGCCGGATTGATGATCTTTCCTACAAGGAAATTACCGAACGGCTCAGTATCAGCATTAAAACTGTTGAATCCCACATTGGAAAAGCTTTGAAACTCCTCAGGGCGTGTCTACAGCCTTTTTTAAAAAAATAA
- a CDS encoding TIGR01777 family oxidoreductase → MKIVLAGATGFIGKFLIQSLQKAHHTMVVLTRRNIKIDGTIAVQWDARTLGQWSEYIDGADAVINLSGESIAAKRWNNDQKKRLTDSRVLTTRVLIQSMAKASKKPHSLINASAVGYYGHVEDSDVTESRLPADDFMGKLCRDWETEALKAEDFGVRVVLPRIGIVLGGDGGALQKMALPFKFFIGGPLGSGYQWMPWIHRDDVITGFQFVLNQINLRGPVNFTAPDPVRMKDFCKTLGTILRRPSWAPVPSFALKLLLGEMAAIVTNGQKAVPKKLIEAGFEFKYTDLKKALSAALTG, encoded by the coding sequence ATGAAAATCGTTTTAGCGGGTGCAACAGGATTTATCGGAAAATTTCTAATTCAATCGTTACAAAAAGCGCACCATACAATGGTTGTTTTAACACGGCGCAACATCAAGATCGATGGGACAATCGCAGTTCAATGGGACGCAAGAACATTGGGACAATGGAGTGAATACATCGATGGTGCCGATGCCGTGATCAATCTGTCCGGTGAAAGTATTGCCGCAAAGCGCTGGAACAATGATCAAAAAAAACGCCTAACCGACAGCCGTGTTCTAACTACCCGCGTTCTTATCCAATCAATGGCCAAGGCTTCAAAAAAACCTCACTCCCTGATTAATGCTTCTGCCGTAGGGTATTACGGACATGTCGAAGATAGCGATGTAACGGAATCCCGTTTGCCGGCCGATGATTTCATGGGCAAGTTGTGTCGGGATTGGGAAACTGAAGCCTTGAAAGCGGAAGATTTTGGTGTGAGGGTAGTATTACCAAGAATAGGAATCGTTTTGGGAGGCGACGGCGGAGCACTTCAGAAAATGGCTTTGCCGTTCAAATTTTTTATTGGCGGACCATTGGGTTCCGGATATCAGTGGATGCCTTGGATTCACCGCGATGATGTAATTACCGGTTTTCAATTTGTACTAAATCAGATAAATTTACGCGGACCAGTGAATTTTACTGCTCCTGATCCTGTCCGAATGAAAGATTTCTGCAAAACGCTGGGAACTATTCTTCGCCGTCCTTCATGGGCGCCCGTGCCATCATTTGCTTTGAAACTGCTCCTCGGCGAAATGGCTGCTATTGTAACCAATGGGCAAAAGGCCGTTCCTAAAAAATTAATCGAAGCCGGATTTGAATTTAAGTATACCGATTTAAAAAAAGCTCTATCGGCGGCCTTGACCGGTTAG
- a CDS encoding alpha/beta hydrolase has translation MKFANFLIVFFLLAISCQPEHKINTPLNYVLTGDGTRTLVFLHGWGINQTYWESQVAAFKDRYRILTLDLAGHGQSKVVRTEWTMQNYANDVVDLINQLKLDSVVLIGHSMSGDVNLLVNEKIPSKVIGFIGIDNLQELGTDLPDSAKAQSEMILKMFEDDYVNTVNQFAPSLFSETTDSTVRKRVVNDILNVDHKAAAATLQSVFLTSTMERKLCEKLQVPLMLINSDIHPISEDLLKKHCKKGYRIFQVHGTGHYPMIEAPQEFNDRLNDALKAI, from the coding sequence ATGAAATTTGCAAATTTTTTAATTGTATTTTTTTTGCTGGCCATATCTTGCCAGCCGGAACACAAAATAAATACTCCTCTTAACTACGTCCTGACCGGTGACGGTACACGAACTCTGGTGTTCTTGCATGGATGGGGTATTAATCAAACTTATTGGGAATCACAGGTCGCAGCATTTAAGGATCGATATAGAATTCTTACTCTGGATCTTGCGGGGCACGGACAATCGAAAGTTGTGCGCACGGAATGGACCATGCAAAATTACGCTAACGATGTTGTTGATCTGATCAACCAGCTAAAATTAGACAGCGTTGTTTTAATAGGTCACTCAATGTCGGGTGACGTGAATTTACTCGTAAATGAAAAAATTCCATCCAAGGTCATCGGTTTCATTGGCATCGATAACCTTCAGGAACTCGGAACTGATTTACCGGACAGTGCAAAAGCGCAGTCGGAGATGATTCTTAAAATGTTTGAAGATGATTACGTCAATACGGTCAATCAATTTGCACCGTCGTTATTCAGTGAAACAACCGACAGCACGGTTCGCAAGCGGGTAGTCAATGATATTCTGAATGTAGATCACAAGGCGGCGGCCGCTACATTGCAAAGCGTTTTTCTTACGTCGACCATGGAAAGAAAATTATGCGAAAAGCTTCAGGTGCCTTTGATGCTGATCAACTCCGATATTCATCCGATCAGCGAAGACTTGTTGAAAAAGCACTGCAAGAAAGGATACCGCATATTCCAGGTGCACGGAACCGGCCATTATCCGATGATCGAGGCTCCGCAGGAATTTAATGATCGTTTAAATGATGCGTTGAAGGCAATATAA
- a CDS encoding FecR domain-containing protein — METLENYHDDVFIARWISGAVQGDELTEFNKWIEAHPEEKQFFDDLQKVWQMTGQLPMRKALSRDQRWENISRRLFFNEKKQTATAALRHRWQAIAVAAAVVLMIGSYLWINREQTIIEFAMKGEQKTITLPDRSEVTLNAGSSLSYQKNAWSKKREVILSGEAYFSVIKDKIPFEVNSEGVVTKVLGTTFNIRSRDGKVEVACLTGKVSVTASDSASVVLTPGLATLVHKGLSPEEPFAIDSRKKINWMIGEMYFEREPLHNVIKEIERQFDVQISISKGNELTFTGRIDRSSVQKALNVICLTAGMKYQAVNDSMYTVY; from the coding sequence ATGGAAACTCTTGAAAATTATCATGATGATGTGTTTATAGCTCGGTGGATATCCGGAGCCGTTCAGGGTGATGAATTAACTGAATTCAATAAGTGGATTGAGGCACATCCTGAAGAGAAACAGTTTTTTGATGATCTGCAAAAAGTATGGCAAATGACCGGTCAATTGCCGATGAGAAAAGCTTTAAGCCGGGATCAGCGCTGGGAAAATATAAGCCGACGGTTATTCTTTAATGAGAAGAAGCAAACAGCGACCGCCGCATTACGTCATCGATGGCAAGCCATTGCTGTTGCTGCAGCCGTAGTACTTATGATCGGATCATATTTGTGGATCAACCGTGAACAAACCATTATCGAATTTGCTATGAAAGGTGAACAAAAAACTATAACACTTCCGGATCGCTCCGAAGTAACTCTCAATGCCGGTTCATCACTGAGTTATCAAAAAAACGCATGGAGCAAAAAACGTGAAGTGATTTTATCGGGTGAAGCTTATTTCAGCGTAATTAAAGATAAAATCCCGTTTGAGGTTAATTCGGAAGGAGTAGTAACTAAAGTTTTAGGAACGACTTTCAATATCCGTTCACGCGATGGAAAAGTAGAAGTAGCGTGTTTGACAGGAAAAGTCAGCGTGACAGCATCGGATTCAGCGTCAGTAGTTCTTACCCCTGGCCTAGCGACCTTAGTTCATAAAGGTTTATCTCCAGAGGAGCCTTTTGCGATCGACTCAAGAAAGAAAATTAACTGGATGATCGGTGAAATGTATTTTGAACGCGAGCCTTTGCACAATGTCATAAAAGAAATTGAGAGACAATTTGACGTTCAGATATCGATATCGAAAGGTAATGAATTGACTTTTACAGGGCGTATCGACCGATCGTCCGTGCAAAAAGCTTTAAATGTGATTTGCCTGACAGCGGGGATGAAATATCAAGCTGTCAATGACTCGATGTACACAGTTTATTAA
- a CDS encoding SRPBCC family protein, with protein MFTLKRIQQIDQSVTKVFEFFEQPENLSRITPPWLNFNILSPSPIEMKNDAIIDYTIRWFKIPIRWKTKITEYNPPHFFVDQQIQGPYSFWHHAHTFTETEYGTLMTDIVRYALPMWIVGDCMHAIIIKKQLNDIFEYRQLAIDSIFKKTN; from the coding sequence ATGTTTACACTGAAACGTATACAACAAATCGATCAATCGGTTACTAAAGTGTTTGAGTTTTTTGAACAACCGGAAAATCTGTCACGTATTACACCGCCCTGGCTTAACTTCAATATTCTATCGCCATCGCCGATTGAAATGAAAAATGATGCGATTATCGATTACACGATTCGATGGTTCAAAATTCCAATTCGCTGGAAAACAAAAATTACAGAATACAACCCGCCGCATTTTTTTGTGGATCAACAGATTCAAGGTCCGTATAGCTTTTGGCACCATGCGCATACGTTTACTGAAACGGAATACGGAACGCTCATGACTGATATCGTCCGATATGCTTTGCCGATGTGGATTGTTGGTGATTGTATGCATGCAATCATTATCAAAAAACAATTGAATGACATTTTTGAATATCGCCAACTGGCGATTGATTCGATTTTCAAAAAAACAAATTGA